From the Musa acuminata AAA Group cultivar baxijiao chromosome BXJ3-1, Cavendish_Baxijiao_AAA, whole genome shotgun sequence genome, the window TATGAAAcattaaagttcataaatcaccaacacaagctaaacaagaggcatgcagcttaggtggagtttttgcaatcttataactttataattaagcataaatctagtgttcaaaatgtggttacTAACGCAttaagcagaaagcattctttattatcagcaatgaaagTCAAAGTTATTAgatttgagacgttcaaagatctctatgaaaatgatgtggatttcggctcaatatgacagaattgtaaatcagattccttttaacaattttttatccttgatggtttttttttcgagctaatgctttatgtgtttcatcttgttctttgagacaagtaattctagttgAAGCTCATGATGATAttttgggtggacatttcggtagagataagactttagctcttattcaatcaaacttttattggcctaagatgtttagagatgtggaaagacatgtaatgcaatgtcgagtgtgttatttggcaaaaacaagaagtcaaaattctggattgTACACTCTATTACCTGtgtcaaatgctccatgggaggaagtgagtcttgatttcattttgggattgccaagaactcaaaggaacaaggattctatcatggttgttgttgatagaatttcaaaaatgtctcactttgttccttgcaataaatcgaatgatgcatctcatattgctgatttgtattttaaggagattgttaaattgtatggtattccaagaactatggtgtttaatcgagattcaaaatttgttagtcattttttgagaactctttggaggaagctgggtacttctttgaatttcaatagctcacatcatccacaaaccgatgggcaaactgagataacgaacagaagcttgggaaatttgcttagaagctatgttggtaagAATATTAAGTAGTGCGATGTCATTATTCCACAAATCAAGTTTGCCTATAATCATTCTATCCATCATAGTATCGGTAAAAGTTCTTTTAAgattgtttatggtgctaatcctactagTCCTTTGGAATTAATCCCTCGTTCTATAACAAAGCaaattagtggagatgctgatgaaagagctaagcagataaataagctgcatgagggtgtgaaaacaaccattgagaagcaaaataaaaggtacatgcatgctgccaacaaacacagaaaacatatggagtttaatgcaagtgatttggtttggattcatctaaggaaggagaggtttccaccgggaaaatttggaaaactaaaaccaaaggctgatgatcctttcaaggtgcttaagagaattgacaaaaatACTTATGAAattgagctacctgaagattacggagtatccccaatatttaatgtggctgatttaagtcctttttataatcatgttaatGAATCGAacaaagacttgaggacaagtctttttcaatcgggggagattgacacgggagtgtctaatttactacaatctgatcatatgaactttgattatgatatggtatttttttcagTCAACAattatgcctcataatctttaactcagcccactcaaatataacAACTCataagcatattctctgcacaaagttaaagctgtttcaaggtgcttttcttcatgacaaaggaatgcattaaaagagTTGGTTAGCAGCCATGAACATGTCTTAATGACCAAGGAAtgtattaaaggagttggttagcagctgtaaacacttaatttcgaaattttctatgcatgaagggttgtttcatgcactagtatttattttggtgtttaggacttagaaaaaactttagaaactgataatatcttggtagaagctctcttggaaaactctcttaaactttgtatctcttggatgcgtccttgagtggtgagtcttttaattTCTGTTCTGTATCCTCATTTATAATCCTTAGGGTGGTGAAtttttgtatccctttgtgattttaacttgatggtgaactatttttctatcttctttaagttttatcgtgagttcgtacattttctattcaaaacactcattTCAGTAAATACAACTATActgtaattttttttcaaaagttcGTTCtatgtctactgtgacattttctatctgagaaaTTGTTGCATCGGTTTCCTTACGAAATTCATTCTACATTTTACCCTCCCTAGTATCACCTCACTAATAGAGCATCTTCCAACCGGATAACCTATTCGACCTCACTACTCTAAGACTAGATCGACCCCGACAAACTGCCTCCCTCATGAATCTCCCATATCAGTTTGCCACATTATCAAGTCTCTCATATTAGTCAAGAAGAAATACCTAAATAAGCCTATACCTTTGGTAGTGGATCAATCGATGGTACTCATGACACCATCAAACATTATTCAGAATTATAATAAATTAGATTTAGCGAAGGAGTCAACAAGACAAAcctaacaaaagaagaaaaatgttagTCATGTTGACTTAAAAGACTTCAGTTTGAtgagttctttttttattttttaatggacGTAAGATGGAGTAAAACGATTATGTCCATTATGTACGTAACAAAATCTCGCACTGTCCATTTTTTATGCCCTTTGCTGTTTGGATTGAACAAATGATTTTGATCTGAATTTGGATTGAACTTAGTGTTTTGATTATGACTATGGTTAAACCTATGCTTGAATCACTGACGCTTGGGTTCTTAATTTTTCTTCTTGGGTTTGAAGTCTTGGCCTGGGTTAGAATTAGGTTCATAAGATTCGATTTGGTCTTGGGATTTGGGAATGAGATTTAGTTAAGTTAATATTTGTTTTGATTTGGTTATCTCAAGCCTTAAGTTGTTCTTAGCATCTACCAAAACTGGAAGCATTAAACTTCTCAAGCTTAAGAGAAGAAGAGTTATCTGGAGTCATTaggaaatatttattaattatttctaAGGGATACTGCATCAAGAATCCAAAgttcattttttataatatatgagCAATAGTTAaaagcatgatttttattttttactttgttttagGATCTACCATAAAGTTTGGTTTGACAATATATCTCAAACAATTTTAATTTGAATTATTAATGTCTCTCTAAATTAGATGATTCAAAGATTTAGATCACAAAATCAATCTTTAAAACTTGAAATGCAAATTATAATTCTATTCAAGAGGAAAAGacaaatactatatatatatatatatatattattactaCTCGAAGTTATATTTATTTGAGGCAATTTCCTGTACTCCAAATCTTAATCTTTTCTTGGATGGTGTCCCTATTTCCATATTTTATACACAAGACTCAATCAaccattataaaaaaaatatgctcCTATCACAATATTATCGAGAAATCTtataatatttatgtttatttattataaaaaaataatgagacATTacatagttataatatttttaaacataaTAACTCTATTCAAGGCCACTATAGTCAAGTTTTAATTAATTCAAATCCACACCAAACTTAATTTTTAACATTATTATaaactttgatattttatataATGATTTATACGAAGGTTCAAGTGATTTGGATGATAGTTAAAAAAagttttgatatatttcaaaataaatgatgataaattttttcTTCCTCATGTAACCTTAAATTTAGGCCTATGCATTTATGTTCATTATAGAAGAATGACAATAAATAAAGGTATGACATTATCTATTTGTACTATCTTCGAatagatttatattatttttattaataatccaAAAATTCAAGAACCCTTAATAACTTTAAATCTCCATATatcttattattaattttattccaAAATTTAAAATTCTACAAAGCAAAATATATGATAGTTTTAATATTGTCTATAGAAGTTAAGAAGGTTttgatacattaaaaaagaaaagatgataaaatttaaatcattttccaACTTAGCCTATAATGcatgtttatatattttaaagaatCTTATAAAATGTTTATTCTAAAGATGGAAgaatgataattaaaaaaatgaatTACAACATTTTTGGCTCCTGGGCTAAAATAGTATAACTTCATTAAAACCATTATAACTAGTTTGGTGAATTAAAAATATAACTTTATTTGAAAATAGTGGAAAGGGTCTGAATCAAAACATAACTAGTTTAactaattttaagaaaaaaatatatttatttttcatggaagattattttgaatatttaaaaaaGGGCTTTATGTGGGAAATCTAAAAATAGATGACACCCTTGAGGAAAAGCTTactggttttttttttcaaaaaattacccttttgtttttattcttaaaaattaatctttaaaaaatattagaaaacaaGGGGAGAGTCAAATAAAATAGTGCACATAGGAAAAGATATTTAGTTTataatcatttaatttttttggaTATTAATGAGAATGATAttgttaaaatttaaataatgaaatgatttaatttttgatGAAATATATATGCAATATCTGGCTACTACTAaatatgatatataattttatttggaCCTGTTTAACTCGAaataagattttgatgataataataataataataataataataataataataagttgcTTCGATCCTAATAAAGATTCTCTTCGAAAAAAAATGAAActgggaaaataaataaaaaacgtgaggctctattattattattattattattattattgttgttgttgttgttattattattatttttgttattgttattgttattattattattattattattattattattattattatttcttgacGGCCCGTCgcacttttttttatcttgattatttattgatttatttattcgTTTATCTTGTCGCTCGCTCCCCTCAAATCGTCCTTTCTTTTCGTCGTGGCTGAGCTTTCTTCTGCCTCCTCAGCCAATCTGATCCCTCGATCCCTACTCAGTCCTCGCGCGATACGTGCCCGTCTCGCGTTGGCTCATGGCGGAGCTGTCGGCGGAGGTGTGTGCCGCCTCCGCCGCGGGGCGGGAGAACCGGACGGCGCAGGCGTGGCGGACGGTGCTAGGGTGGCTGGGCTTCCTCTTCCGCGTCCTGCTGCAGATCCTGCAGTCCGGGACCCCCTCCTGGGCCCAGCTCCTCTCATTCGTTGGTGTCCGCCACCGCCTCCTCCCAGCCTCCTCCTCGGACCCCGCCTTCCACCCCCTCCCCACCGACGcgcccccgccgccgcctcctcagcTGCGCCAGGACCCTTTGGATAAGCTTACGGTGCATCCTTCTTTTCGATCTTTTGTTTGTTTTCCCTCCAGTACCTGTGTCCTTTCACCGATTGAAGATATAGAAAACCCCTATTTTCCATTTTCCATGGTTTTCTTGTTGAGGAGCAATAGTTCTTGTTTCGGATTGACAATGGTTTGGTCCTTATTGACATCGACTCATTCATTTTCTGTAGCTCGATTAGATCACTAACCCTTCCATAAATTTTCTGTTTATTTACTTATTTCCCCCCTGTTTGCTACCTTTTGTGGTTTGCCGGATACGTACTACATTATTTTGGTTTTTTGATTGGGTAAACGGAAGATAATAATTTTCTTGCTAAGTGGCGACTGTTTTGTCAGATCTTTCCCATTTTTTCAGCAATATTTGGGATCTGGTCTGAAATAGAACACAACTCATAAACAAGAAGCGGGTATCTAATAATTTGTCATCAGATAAATTTAAGCCATGGAATTATGTAGcatttttcatatttaattttgGATCTGAAATTAACTCTTTGCTTCATTTGTTGGAAGAAGCATTGGTTTTTAGAGTTTCAAGCATGACTGGTGTAAACTAGTTTAGAATTTTAGAATATGTTTTGGATAATTGAACTTGGCGAGCTTTGTGATTGACCATGAGATTAAAAGCATTGGTCCTGAGGAAATAGGTGACACTGAAGAAATAAATTTTTTCTGCATTTAAAGTCTAATATTCAGATATTACTGTATTTAGTAGCAAATGGCCTCCATGTTCGTGGAAAGAGATGGTAGACAAGTCTCTGAACATAGGCCAACTGACTTGGTTTTGGTTTGGGTTGTATAGGTGGGCATCTTTTAACTTTGACTTCAAAGTTTATTTTCTCAAAGACCAAGAAGGAAACTTCTCTCTAAAGATTCCCCACTACCTTGCCAACCAAATGCATGGTTTTGCATTTTCACATGCAACCAATGCCCAGCTGATTCGTTCTATTAGTCTGGAACTTGAAAATATGATTTTTGGGGTGGCACCAATGAAAAAGGGATTGTTTATGTTTAGTGAAGAATGAAAGAAAAATATGGGAAAAATAAGAACTGTTGTTGTTAAGACATCCTACATACTAAATGGCTGGTTATGTAAATTAGTAGTTCGTTGCAATGTTGCATATTTTTTAGAGTATTTAGAACTTcaacatgcataaaatgtcaaaaCAAACAACTAGGCGGTTTATCAAGGCCTTCAAACCTTTGGTCAACGTTCTGGTCTCTCGTTCAAGGGATAACCAATCCAACCATAAGGAATACAGCTCACATTGTATTAATTCTGAACCAGGGCAGTATTTTGTCTGATGTGTCGCCCTTTTTAACTACATTAACGTATATTCACCCCAACACCAGCAAGATAATTTGGTTTCTTTCTTTCCCATGAGGGCAGGAAATTTATATCCTTACACCATTGTATAAACAAGCCCTTCTGGGATGAAGGTTTGGATTGATGCAAACAATTCCACCTGTTAGAGAAGAGCAAATTGATGGTAAGAGTTGTTGTGTCACTCTTACCTTAACTAATTAGTATAAATCATAATGCCCATAATTATAGTTACTATTTATTATGCCAATTTTTGAATTTAATTTCTAATTCTTTATATATCTTTCTAGGTTTGCAATTCAAGCTTGGAAATTTGTCTGCCTTAACCATTTAATCTAACTCCTATGGAGTTGCACTAACATGTAAAATTAGCATttgtaaaagaagaaagaattgtGTGGATAATAGCTACACCACCTTAGTGCTATTAGATCTGTCATTTTGTCATTTTTCACAAGTGGATGCACATGATAACGCTAGGCACTTTTCGGCAGTTGGTTAAATTTTCACTAGTTGTAGCTTTCTCAGTTGTCgcatgagagagagaaagagagcaacAGTCCATGCATATGTCTATGTGCATATTTGCATGCATGCGACACTATCTTGGCTGACAAATTAGTATCAACTTTATATGGAATAGTACCAGCACAACTTTATAAGGAaggcatcactatcttgcctagctTTTCCATGAGGTTTGATTGTTGGGGGATTGGTGGGAAGGGCTGGGTTGAGGTATATTTCGTGGCCTGATAAATGATGCGTTCCTTGCCTATTTTCGATCAGTTTTTGGTAATTGATCCCTAAACCTGTCTCATTCTGCTATCAAAGTTGGCCAAATTTGGCTCGAGTATGCCAGATGAGATGACATTGGATCGATGTGCTGGGTTGATCGGATCGATCTGATAAATGATGCCTTCCATCCTTGTTAGATGAGATCTGACCTATTAGATGTAGTTTAGGTTGGTTGGCagaggtttgactactcaaaattAAGCTGGATTGGGGGTTGATCTGCAACAGGAAGCATGTTGGAAAAGAACAGATTCCTTAAAGTGAGAGCAATTTTATCAATGAAACCCCACCTTGAccattcaaatcatcacatatttCACTCATCAAAGAAGTCACTCCATGGGTATAATTAGATATGTGGCACTGAGGCCCTTCTTATGGTCAAACAAGGTGCTAGATGGGCCAATACAACCCAAGGGCTGCAAGGTAGGGCTGAATATCCTTCCAGAAGGGTACAATGATAGGTTTGACACTGATCATTGTAACTTGGTTCTGATGATAGTAGAAATGTGCTAGTgcctgagttttccaataagtcatTTGAATAACATGCACCTAAGGTTGGAGGCTCACATGGCTCAGATTTTTGTCCTCATCTAGATGAAGTTTCTAAGCTTATGGAAGCACAACTCAGGAGTGCAGCTTATGAGCTTTCTATAAAACCCTAGTGAATAAAAGGCTTGTCCCTATAATCTTTATTTCTCCTTGTTACTCAGTAACATCTATATGAAGCAAGAGATTATATTAACCTGATCTGTGGAAGGAGGAAATGTTTAGCTCTTTGAGAAAGAAACTAACCAATAGAAAGTTTGCCCTTTGTTTAaaggaaaaatatcaaaaaataaggTTCTGATATAGTTTATCATCTTTGTCTTATTCATTATCTGTTGGTTTTCTTTCCTCGTTCAGTAATGTTTTCCATATTAATCCTTTTATCTTATTCATCATCTGTATTAATACATTTTACAACAGATATAACATTATCTTTTGTGTTAATGAGCCAATGTATATGTTTTAATTGCTTGTTTATAATCGAACAATATTTATGTCTCATTTTAAGTTAAAATTCATGCACCTTGCTTCAATAATTCCTACACCTCACCTTGTGGTTGCACTAGACTTTAAGAGACGGACATGCCTTATTGTGCCTTGAGCCTTTAACAGCATAAAGGTTCTGTGAAAGTTATATAATACATATTGTGTTCTTTTACCTATTACCATGAAATTTTATTTAAGTTCTAATTTTCTGTCATGTTTATTCTAATTTGGGTCAAATGTGCAGGTGGTTCTTGACTTGGATGAGACTTTAGTATCTGCATATGAGGCATCTAGTGTGCCTATTGTCGTACGTAGCCAGGCTATTGAGGCAGGTGTGAAGTGCTTTGAATTGGAATGCATATCTATGGATAAGGTAGTTGGCTTCTAAACTCATATTTCATTTTTTGTTACTTAATCCTCATCCTAACGATGGACTAATTATACATATGTTTAAAATTCCTTGGCTTAAGGAAGTCGAGGGGAAACAAAAGGTCAATCATGTCACTGTCTTTGAACGTCCTGGGTTACAAGAGTTCTTGCAGCAGATTAGTGAATTTGCAGATCTTGTTCTTTTTACTGCTGGTCTAGAAGGTTAAATTTTGTTAGATTTGTGCTCAAATGCCATTCCTGTCAGTTATTTTATCCTTATCTAATTAGCCATATTCTCCTGGAATGTTGTTTCAGATTATGCCAGACCACTTGTTGACAAAATAGATGTGGAAAATAGATTTAGCCTTCGTCTGTATCGGCCTGCAACAGTCAGCACGTAAGATTTACCTACCTTTTACTTATGAAATCATCAGTCTATAACTGTCGGTTTGATCACAAAAGTCACCTATTATGTGGTTCTAGTACAATGCAATTACCATGGTTAGAGGCTGTCACACTATATATTCAATGTTTTTCAGAAAAGCACGGTATGATGTATTTATGGCCTACTGCTAATGACATTAATGTACATTCTTCTCACATATTAGAAATGCTTTTAGATCATAACCTTTCTCTTCATTCAAAACTCTTTAATGAAGTTCTTGATAAAAGACAAACTTTTCGTTACAATACCGTAGATGACTCATTGGGCCATTATGGATTCTgtcagctcagttggttagaattTCATCTGTGGAAGTCAAATTATCAGTCTCTATGATTGAGTCAAAAAGCATTATAGACTTAAAGAACTTAGAATTAAGTAACTGAAGTCAATTTATTAGTCTCCTATGATTGAGGTAAAACGAATTAAGAAATGTGCCGTAAGTGAGTTGCTTTTTGTTGCAACTTGCAAGTGTCCTTTTCACTCGGTCTTGATGTTGTTAATATATTTGCAAAAGAAAATGACTATAATTCATTGGAATATTATGTACTTTGTTGGAAGATTCTCTGTGCTTTATAAGAAGGTGGAAGTTAGGTTATCAGGAAGTCAATAGATTGTATTCCATCATAGATGTTGCAGAAATCTGTGAGGAGTTATCAATGGATTTCATGAAAAATACTAAAGTTGGGGTGAGAATGAGCCTCAACTCCATAAGCTTGCTCTTTTTGACCCAAGGGATATAGGATTGTTTTAAGAAAAGCTATTTTTCTACTGGTGGGGATAATGCTATGTACATTGACCCATCAACCAACATGAATTGAATACAAGATAATTTTTCTACTCGTGCCATGTATTAGCAGGAGTCTCATGTACAGGGCtgctctttttttaaaaaaatacaatAGAGGTGTCAAATTTTGATTGGATGCATCAACCAACATGAACGGGATACAAAATAATAGGTTTGGTTTGATCTACTTATATGGGTCATATAGTGGTCTAACTCAATTAAATTGAGTTGACAGGATTGACTCAAACTTACACAATCAATTATCAGGTTAAATGTACAAATCCATTTTCCTGATTAGCATGTCAGTGAGATCATACTAGAGTCTTATAAACAAAACAAATTGTGTCATTGCTGGGTTATGTGTTGAGTCCAAATCATGTCAAAAGTTGTGTTTGAATTGAAAGTTGTGTTTTAGTATGTGTCCCAACGCAATATGCAGATGAACTTGTGTTTGAATTGAAAGTTGTGTTTAAGTATGTGTCCCAACCCAATATGAAGATGAACCAACACATTCGTTTCCTCCTAATGGGAGTTCTCGTTTGAGGGAGAGGGGTCTCTCCAAGAACTATCAACCAAAGAATTAAATTAAACTATGCAAGCTACATCTTTGCAGGAAAAGAAAATAACATTAAACCATGATTTCCCAAAGGTTTACATCCTCTCATGTAAATAGTCTATCGTTGCCAACTTGCCATATACTAATCATAGTGTCCCATCTCAAGTCAACTTAGCCTTTCTTCTCAATTAGATGATACTATATTTGCTAAAAATAATTTCAAGAATATTCTCAACCTTCTGTCCTTCTATAGAGGCTTGACTGCCTACCCCTAGGCCTCTACTTGGGGTTTGCTGTTCAAGAAGGGTTATCTGGCCTTGGTAAAGGTGACAACCTTCTTTTGGTCCACTTTCCTTCATTGGTGTTAATTGTTAAAACTCTTTGAAGTCGTTCCTTACCTTGTCTTGATTGTAAGTTTATTAATACAGATTAGAAATCCTAGActcattaagaatttttttttcacatGCTACCAATcatttcaataggcgcttgggcgctcgtctaggcgctcgggcaaggcgaggcgaggcccgagcacgtCGCTTCATTTTTaggcggcacgcttcaaagaggcgccgcctgtgcgctcgcccgagcccaggcgctgggcgcttcgggcgagcgcccgggttaaaccaggcgactgaactagcgttttaggtctggttcggtctccggtgctttagttggttcaatcgaaccaactaaagcactaatATCAACCTTCCTCTCGCGACtttccaaccctaaccctgctcgttgctgTCGCCCTCGCTGCCGTTGCCACTATCATCGCTCGCCGCTGCTATTTTcgctgctcctgctcccgctgctcactgttaccgctgtcgctgctcgctgctaccgctgccactattgtcgctcgtcgctcccgctctcgttgttgctgttgttgctcACCGCTACCGCTACCGTTGCCACTATcactgctcgtcgctcccgctccgtctcccgttgctcgctgctaccgctgctgctgctATTGTCGTCTCTTGCCGCTCTTGCTGTCGCTGTCatcgctcgccgctctcgctgccATTGCCACTTCTCATTGCTACCactaccgttgccactgtcgccacACGCCTCTCCCGCTCCCGTtaccgttgctcgctgctacctcTTATCACATCGActcaatagtatactgttaactatatactagtaacaatattttttatttattagattaataatatattattttgattttaatactgctaatttttatttatttgaaattcttgttattgttttgaattttgagattttttgttaatgtgatattatgattttgtaagattttttaatttaatatcatatttttatttaaataattatatttattaattatattatatatttttatattttagcgcctcgcttcgcttggGCAAGcgtttgggcgagcgcctagcgcctcgggcgtttttggaccttgggcctagcgctttttaaatcactgcatgcTACTGGACTTCTCTTAGTCCATTTAGAATTGTCTTTTAGCTGGAAACAGTCCATGTCATCCACTTCAGTTAAAAGGGCTATCAGTCAAACTAGGGATAATAATG encodes:
- the LOC135629684 gene encoding uncharacterized protein LOC135629684 yields the protein MAELSAEVCAASAAGRENRTAQAWRTVLGWLGFLFRVLLQILQSGTPSWAQLLSFVGVRHRLLPASSSDPAFHPLPTDAPPPPPPQLRQDPLDKLTVVLDLDETLVSAYEASSVPIVVRSQAIEAGVKCFELECISMDKEVEGKQKVNHVTVFERPGLQEFLQQISEFADLVLFTAGLEDYARPLVDKIDVENRFSLRLYRPATVSTEYRDHVKDLSCLSKDLSRTVIVDNNPFSFLLQPLNGIPCVPFSAGQPYDEQLMGVILPLLKHLSVEKDVRPALYERFHMPEWFQNHGIHSSDGTSLGMGNRNFRAD